In Pangasianodon hypophthalmus isolate fPanHyp1 chromosome 5, fPanHyp1.pri, whole genome shotgun sequence, the DNA window GATGTACCAGTCCCCGTCCATCAGCGCCACCACAACCCACAGCGCCGAGGCGCAGAAAACCCGCAGCAGGTAATTCAGCACAAGCGCGCAGTAGTACCGCACCTCCTCCCCGCAGCACTGCGTCGGCCTGTAGCAGTAACCAGCAGCACAGCAGCAACACTCCACACTGCCACAGCAGCCTGCCGCACAATATCTGCTCTCTGCCCGCACACAGCACCTGCACACATGGCACTGGCACACCTTCAGCAGCTGCGTGTCCACCAGGCTGAGCGTGAAGAACAGGATGCCTACAGGAAGCAGCAGATACAGCCAGCAGTGCGCAGCTGTCTCCTCCGGGCTCGTGCACGGACACgaaaacacacacttaaaaacCACAACAATAACCAGCACTGTGACTGCTGTCTTCACTGGCAGCCTTCTCACCGGGTCCAGGGTCGTCGGGAATGGTGAATAACGCGCCATGTCTGATAAAATACATCAAACCCATCAACCTGTATTACACATCGCTCTACACTGAGCTCAGAAGCGGCAACTGCTTCATAAAAGCCGGacaatgtaaacaaaaatcCTCCTCATAGAGTTTAGCACAGGGTTGCCAAATCTCCGACACGGTGACAGACACAAACTCCCCAAAATACACTCCTGTGCACTTCTCTTCAAGTCCAATATTATTACCGTCCCTGTCAAGTGTGCTAATATTAATGCTAAAGCCTAATCATTGAGATCATAGAATTCACTATAATGAAGCAGTAGGCTGTTAAAAGACACAGTTTCCTTACATTTAGGTCCTACAGTGGTCTTGTGTCAACACACTGTCGTGATAAACCTGAGAAAATGAACTGATAAGGTTAGAAGTGAAGGCTTTACGGGCgtttccatgattttttttgattatatagtctataaataaattgttttgtttaaatatattttattacacaaatataatcaaCACAACCCCAAAATGCGAGACAATTTTACAGCTAGACTATTCCAGTAGTAAAATTTAGGACTTGGCAACACCAGGAGCGGAAAAGGCGGGACACGGAGCGCGAGCTGATGAGCTTCATTTCCGCCGCCCCGCCCTCGAAGGCTCAATCCCATTTGGTGCCCTACTCCCTGAATATATGTGCACTATGTCCAGCATAAACTATTGTCTACCGCGGTATGCTCAGCCACGCGctgtttgggacacagccgtATTCTACACGATTAACAGGAGAAATGTGACCTCTGCCATTTAACTACAAAGACCTGAGCTGCCAGCTCTGTAACTACAGTGACATTTAGAGCTTAATGAAGAGCAACATGTTCATGTGTTTATCAGATAGAATGTTGACAATGTTatgataaagataaaataatattatgataaaaataaattatcataaataatctcatataattttttaatttgtttaatggtgaaaaatgtaaaacaccAAAGGGATGGAGGTCTCATTTATTGCACtttcttttaattcattttcttaatCGCATCACAGTTTTTCAAGAGTGTTAATAGTATTATTCAGCAAGTTCTAGGAATTACTCAGTTGaatgaaatgtgaatgtaataTAACTGTTATACAtccaccatccactttattaggaacacctgtacacctgcacattcatgtagttatgtaatcagccagtcatgtggcacaatgcaaaaaatcacacagatacaggtcaagagcctcagttaatgttcacatcaaacatcagaatgaagaaaaagtgtgatctctgtgactttaactgtggcatggtggTTGGTGCCAGAGGGGCTgctttgaatatttcagaaactgctgatctcctgtgatGTTCACACACGACACTCTcgacagtttacacagaattgttcgaaaaacaaaaaaatatcctgTGTGCAAcagttctgtcagtggaaacaccttgttgatgagagatatCAGGGGAAAATGGACAGATTCCATTGAGTTATTATATCCATCCTGGAAGCTGCCAGGATggatataataactcaaataatcactctttacatccgtagtgagcagaaaagcatctcagcatgcacaagaCATCCAAACTGgtcagttgaagattagaagaaaaaaaaaatcacatacctttttttccagtcttcaactgtccagtttcagtgagtctgtgcccatgatagcctcagattcttgttcttggctgaccggagtggaacctgatgtggtcttctgctgttgtagctcatccacctcaaggtttgatgtgttgtgtgttctgagatacttttctgctcaccatgttcgtaaagagtgcttatttgagttactatagacttcctgtcagctcagaccagtctggtcattctcctctgatctctctcatcaacaacgGGTTTCAGCCTGAAGACCCTCCGCACACcagaagtttttttgttttttgcatcattctgtgtcacctcaagagactgttgtgtgtgaactGCATTAATGTGcaggtttacaggtgttcctaataaagtggatggagaGTGTAGTTAAATAATAACAGTGGTTAAATAATAAGGTTGTTTGGTAGCCTAATTAGATTTTGGAC includes these proteins:
- the LOC113526121 gene encoding uncharacterized protein LOC113526121, which codes for MARYSPFPTTLDPVRRLPVKTAVTVLVIVVVFKCVFSCPCTSPEETAAHCWLYLLLPVGILFFTLSLVDTQLLKVCQCHVCRCCVRAESRYCAAGCCGSVECCCCAAGYCYRPTQCCGEEVRYYCALVLNYLLRVFCASALWVVVALMDGDWYICIRTLTVNGTGQQQIACKDLPTPQEAETLRKYTSESRIIALFIILGLSILLVVSTSIMSRWKPYYKSVFEAYVEQETTAMLEEKLHEQAVERAKVLSESVLRCVHSRQENSGQGEGHIQYQLLTETEENTWREISHPAFHLLGVRIHS